One Pseudomonas rhizophila DNA window includes the following coding sequences:
- a CDS encoding LysR substrate-binding domain-containing protein gives MNLESKWLEDFSALAATRSFSQAAERRFVTQPAFSRRIRSLEAALGLTLVNRSRTPIELTAAGQLFLVTARTVVEQLGEVLRHLHHLEGGQGEVMQVAAAHSLALGFFPRWIAQLRNEGLNIATRLVATNVGDAVHALREGGCDLMLAFYDPDSAMQMDPEIFPSLHLGQTEMLPVCAADAEGKPLFDLEGEASVPLLAYSAGAFLGRSVNQLLRQRALRFTTVYETAMADSLKSMALEGLGIAWVPQLSVRAELARGELVVCGGAQWHVPLEIRLYRCALVRKANVRLLWRKLEGGAAQGVTGT, from the coding sequence ATGAATCTAGAAAGCAAATGGCTCGAGGACTTCAGTGCCCTGGCCGCGACTCGCAGTTTTTCCCAGGCGGCCGAACGGCGCTTCGTGACGCAACCGGCCTTCAGCCGACGCATCCGCAGCCTCGAAGCGGCGCTGGGGCTGACCCTGGTCAACCGCTCTCGCACACCGATCGAACTGACAGCAGCGGGGCAGTTGTTCCTGGTGACGGCGCGCACCGTGGTCGAGCAACTGGGTGAAGTGCTGCGTCATCTGCACCATCTGGAAGGCGGGCAGGGCGAAGTGATGCAAGTGGCGGCCGCGCACTCCCTGGCGCTGGGCTTCTTCCCGCGCTGGATCGCACAACTGCGCAACGAAGGCCTGAACATCGCCACGCGGCTGGTGGCGACCAACGTCGGCGACGCCGTGCATGCGTTGCGTGAAGGGGGTTGCGATCTGATGCTGGCCTTCTATGACCCGGATTCGGCCATGCAAATGGACCCGGAGATTTTCCCCTCGCTGCACTTGGGCCAGACCGAAATGCTGCCGGTGTGTGCCGCCGATGCTGAGGGCAAACCGCTGTTTGACCTTGAAGGCGAGGCCAGCGTGCCCTTGCTGGCCTACAGCGCCGGTGCATTTCTCGGACGCTCGGTGAACCAGTTGCTGCGCCAGCGGGCCCTGCGTTTCACCACGGTTTACGAAACGGCCATGGCCGACAGCCTCAAAAGCATGGCGCTGGAGGGCCTGGGTATCGCCTGGGTGCCACAACTGAGCGTGCGTGCCGAACTGGCCCGAGGCGAACTGGTGGTCTGCGGCGGCGCGCAATGGCACGTGCCCCTGGAAATCCGCCTGTATCGCTGCGCGCTGGTGCGCAAGGCCAACGTGCGCTTGTTGTGGCGCAAGCTCGAGGGCGGCGCGGCGCAAGGCGTGACTGGCACCTGA
- the aspA gene encoding aspartate ammonia-lyase, translating to MSSAASFRTEKDLLGVLEVPAQAYYGIQTLRAVNNFRLSGVPISHYPKLVVGLAMVKQAAADANRELGQLSEAKHAAISEACARLIRGDFHEEFVVDMIQGGAGTSTNMNANEVIANIALEAMGHNKGEYQYLHPNNDVNMAQSTNDAYPTAIRLGLLLGHDALLASLDSLIQAFAAKGEEFSHVLKMGRTQLQDAVPMTLGQEFRAFATTLSEDLARLKTLAPELLTEVNLGGTAIGTGINADPRYQALAVQRLATISGQPLVPAADLIEATSDMGAFVLFSGMLKRTAVKLSKICNDLRLLSSGPRTGINEINLPARQPGSSIMPGKVNPVIPEAVNQVAFQIIGNDLALTIAAEGGQLQLNVMEPLIAFKIFDSIRLLQRAMDMLREHCIVGITANEARCRELVEHSIGLVTALNPYIGYENATRIARVALESGRGVLELVREEGLLDDAMLDDILRPENMIAPRLVPLKA from the coding sequence ATGTCTTCCGCTGCATCATTCCGCACAGAAAAAGACCTGCTTGGCGTACTTGAAGTACCGGCGCAAGCGTATTACGGCATCCAGACCCTGCGAGCGGTGAACAACTTCCGTCTCTCCGGCGTCCCGATCTCGCATTACCCCAAGCTGGTGGTCGGTCTGGCAATGGTCAAACAGGCCGCCGCTGATGCCAACCGCGAGCTGGGCCAACTCAGCGAAGCCAAGCACGCCGCTATCAGCGAAGCCTGTGCACGACTGATCCGCGGCGATTTCCACGAAGAGTTCGTGGTGGACATGATCCAGGGCGGCGCTGGCACTTCAACCAACATGAATGCCAACGAAGTCATCGCCAACATTGCGTTGGAGGCCATGGGCCACAACAAAGGCGAATACCAGTACCTGCACCCCAACAACGACGTGAACATGGCGCAGTCCACCAACGACGCCTATCCGACCGCGATTCGCCTGGGTCTGCTGTTGGGTCACGACGCGTTGCTGGCCAGCCTCGACAGCCTGATCCAAGCCTTTGCCGCCAAGGGTGAAGAGTTCAGCCACGTCCTGAAAATGGGCCGCACCCAACTGCAGGACGCTGTGCCGATGACCCTCGGCCAGGAATTCCGCGCCTTCGCCACCACCCTGAGCGAAGACCTGGCACGCCTCAAAACCCTGGCGCCTGAACTGCTCACCGAAGTAAACCTGGGCGGTACCGCCATCGGCACCGGCATCAACGCCGATCCGCGCTATCAGGCCCTGGCCGTGCAGCGCCTGGCAACCATCAGCGGCCAGCCGCTGGTACCGGCCGCCGACCTGATCGAAGCCACGTCCGACATGGGTGCCTTCGTACTGTTCTCCGGCATGCTCAAGCGCACCGCGGTCAAGCTGTCGAAGATTTGCAACGACCTGCGCCTGCTGTCCAGCGGTCCTCGCACCGGCATCAACGAGATCAACCTGCCGGCTCGCCAGCCAGGCAGCTCGATCATGCCGGGTAAGGTCAACCCGGTGATCCCCGAAGCGGTCAACCAGGTAGCGTTCCAGATCATCGGCAACGACCTGGCCCTGACCATCGCGGCCGAAGGCGGGCAACTGCAATTGAACGTGATGGAGCCGTTGATCGCTTTCAAGATCTTCGACTCGATCCGCCTGCTGCAACGGGCCATGGACATGCTGCGCGAACACTGCATCGTCGGCATCACCGCCAACGAAGCGCGCTGCCGCGAACTGGTCGAGCACTCGATCGGCCTGGTCACCGCCCTGAACCCGTACATCGGCTATGAAAATGCCACCCGTATCGCCCGTGTTGCGCTGGAAAGCGGCCGCGGCGTACTGGAACTGGTGCGCGAAGAAGGCTTGCTCGACGACGCCATGCTCGACGACATCCTGCGCCCCGAAAACATGATTGCTCCGCGTCTCGTCCCGCTGAAGGCGTGA
- a CDS encoding alanine/glycine:cation symporter family protein — MLEVINDFLSGKVLIVLIVGLGSYFTIRSRFVQFRHFFHMFAVFRDSLKSSAGQLSSFQALMLSLAGRVGAGNIAGVGIAVTLGGPGAVFWMWVTALVGMSSSFFECSLGQLYKRCDAEGQFRGGPSYYIQHGLQKRWLGMIMAFLLLITFGFAFNGLQAHAVTHSLNNAFGFDTTYTGIGLAVLLGLVFIGGIKRIAKVADLLVPVKTLAYIGVTLYVIVLQFDQVPAMLTTIVKSAFGLDQAFGGLIGSAIVMGVKRGVFANEAGLGSAPNVAAVASVEHPVAQGVIQAFSVFLDTFLICTCTALLILLSGFYTPGFEGDGIALTQNSLAAVVGDWGRVFISVALSLFVFTSILYNYYLGENNLRFMVGENRKVLIGYRTLVLVLIFWGAIENLGTVFAFADITMTLLAFVNLIALFLLFKVGMRILRDYDDQRSAGIKVPVFDSSKFPDLDLDRKAWPANPSAPVAAPGKASAGVAAAQR, encoded by the coding sequence ATGCTCGAAGTCATCAACGACTTCCTCTCAGGGAAAGTGCTGATCGTGCTCATTGTCGGGCTCGGTAGCTACTTCACGATCCGCTCGCGTTTCGTCCAGTTCCGTCATTTCTTTCACATGTTCGCGGTGTTCCGTGACAGCCTCAAAAGCAGCGCCGGTCAGCTCAGTTCCTTTCAGGCCCTGATGCTCAGCCTGGCCGGTCGTGTCGGCGCGGGCAACATCGCCGGTGTCGGCATCGCCGTCACCCTCGGCGGGCCCGGCGCGGTGTTCTGGATGTGGGTGACCGCGCTGGTCGGCATGTCCAGCAGCTTCTTCGAATGTTCCCTCGGCCAGCTCTACAAGCGCTGCGACGCCGAAGGCCAATTCCGTGGTGGCCCGTCCTATTACATCCAGCACGGCCTGCAGAAGCGCTGGCTGGGCATGATCATGGCGTTCCTGCTGCTGATCACCTTCGGCTTCGCCTTCAACGGCCTGCAGGCCCATGCCGTGACTCACTCGCTGAACAACGCTTTCGGTTTCGACACCACCTACACAGGCATTGGCCTGGCGGTGCTGTTGGGCCTGGTGTTCATCGGTGGAATCAAGCGCATCGCCAAGGTCGCTGACCTGCTGGTGCCGGTCAAAACCCTGGCGTACATCGGCGTCACCCTCTACGTGATCGTGCTGCAGTTCGATCAGGTGCCGGCCATGCTGACCACCATCGTCAAAAGCGCCTTCGGCCTTGACCAGGCCTTTGGCGGCCTGATCGGCAGCGCCATCGTCATGGGCGTCAAGCGTGGCGTGTTCGCCAACGAAGCGGGCCTGGGCAGTGCGCCAAACGTCGCCGCCGTGGCCTCGGTCGAGCACCCGGTGGCTCAGGGTGTGATTCAGGCGTTCAGCGTGTTCCTCGACACCTTTCTGATCTGCACCTGCACCGCGCTGCTGATCCTGCTGTCGGGCTTCTACACCCCGGGCTTCGAAGGTGACGGTATTGCCCTGACCCAGAACTCCCTCGCCGCCGTGGTGGGTGACTGGGGGCGGGTATTCATCTCCGTGGCCCTGTCGCTATTCGTGTTTACCTCGATCCTCTACAACTACTACCTGGGCGAGAACAACCTGCGCTTCATGGTCGGCGAAAACCGCAAGGTGCTGATCGGCTACCGCACCCTGGTACTGGTGTTGATCTTCTGGGGTGCCATCGAGAACCTCGGCACCGTGTTCGCCTTCGCCGACATCACCATGACCCTGCTGGCGTTCGTGAACCTGATCGCGCTGTTCCTGCTGTTCAAGGTCGGCATGCGCATCCTGCGTGACTACGATGACCAGCGTTCGGCCGGCATCAAGGTTCCGGTTTTCGATTCCAGCAAGTTCCCGGACCTGGATCTGGACCGCAAGGCCTGGCCAGCCAACCCTTCGGCACCGGTAGCCGCGCCTGGAAAGGCTTCGGCAGGCGTGGCCGCCGCGCAACGCTGA
- a CDS encoding asparaginase has product MNFSTYPAAQHVMVLYTGGTIGMQASAHGLAPASGFEARMRDYLHSQPELVIPQWRFREMSPLIDSANMTPAYWQQLREAVVDAVDVQGCDSVLILHGTDTLAYSAAAMSFQLLGLHARVCFTGSMLPAGVTDSDAWENLSGALVALGQGLAPGVHLYFHGELLAPTRCAKVRSFGRHPFKRLERQGGGIKATSLPAQLNYDQPKQLANVAALPLFPGISAEIVDGLLGSGIQGLVLECYGSGTGPSDNPAFLASLERARDSGVVVVAVTQCHEGGVELDIYEAGSRLRGAGVLSGGGMTREAALGKLQALIGAGLPVDEVRRLVELDLCGELT; this is encoded by the coding sequence ATGAATTTCTCGACCTACCCTGCCGCCCAGCACGTCATGGTGCTCTACACCGGTGGCACCATCGGCATGCAGGCCAGCGCCCATGGCCTGGCCCCGGCATCCGGTTTCGAAGCACGGATGCGCGATTACCTGCACAGCCAACCCGAACTCGTCATCCCGCAATGGCGTTTCCGGGAAATGTCGCCGCTGATCGACAGCGCCAACATGACCCCGGCCTACTGGCAGCAACTGCGCGAAGCCGTGGTCGATGCCGTGGATGTGCAGGGCTGCGACAGCGTATTGATCCTGCACGGCACCGATACGCTGGCCTACAGCGCGGCCGCCATGAGCTTCCAGTTACTCGGCCTGCATGCGCGGGTGTGTTTCACCGGCTCCATGTTGCCCGCCGGCGTGACCGACAGCGATGCCTGGGAAAACCTCAGTGGCGCGCTGGTCGCCCTCGGCCAGGGGCTGGCGCCGGGTGTGCATCTGTATTTCCACGGCGAGCTGTTGGCCCCGACCCGTTGCGCCAAGGTGCGCAGCTTCGGTCGCCATCCGTTCAAACGCCTGGAGCGTCAGGGCGGTGGCATCAAGGCAACCTCGCTGCCGGCACAGCTCAATTACGACCAGCCCAAGCAACTGGCGAACGTCGCGGCGCTGCCGCTGTTTCCCGGCATCAGCGCCGAAATTGTCGATGGCCTGCTGGGCAGCGGTATCCAGGGCCTGGTGCTGGAATGCTACGGCAGCGGCACCGGCCCGAGCGACAACCCGGCCTTCCTCGCCAGCCTCGAGCGGGCGCGGGACAGCGGCGTGGTGGTCGTGGCCGTGACTCAATGCCATGAAGGTGGCGTCGAGCTGGATATATACGAGGCCGGCAGCCGTTTGCGGGGCGCTGGCGTGCTGTCCGGCGGCGGCATGACCCGCGAAGCCGCGCTCGGCAAGTTGCAGGCGTTGATCGGCGCCGGGCTGCCGGTGGATGAGGTTCGCCGGCTGGTTGAGCTGGATCTGTGTGGCGAACTCACCTAA
- a CDS encoding AraC family transcriptional regulator, with amino-acid sequence MLHSHLTTLNAVSLVLNTFKHEGLPSDALLTGSGISAADLSRADTRITTNQEMQVCANAVALKRDIGLELGLRMHVSSYGMLGYALLSSATLGDALRLALRYPALLGTLFDLHLEEGHETVWLSASDYRENPALAVFNAEFCMVSLKVICNDLLGQTLPLRAARFEHSAPDYQARYAALFDCPVRFDSVDNAFAFDRHWLEQPLPLADPITHHAMAERCRRQNTEFTGRQAWLGRIRQLLSAQLNAAPGLEGLAEQMNCSSRTLRRHLKNMGCSYQELLDELRFERAKQMLCEDKLPIYQIAEMLGFSETASFRHAFVRWSGVAPSQFRS; translated from the coding sequence ATGCTTCACTCCCACCTGACCACACTCAACGCCGTCTCCCTGGTACTCAATACCTTCAAGCACGAAGGCCTGCCCAGTGATGCATTGCTGACCGGCAGCGGCATCAGCGCGGCGGATCTGAGCCGGGCCGACACGCGCATCACCACCAATCAGGAGATGCAGGTCTGCGCCAATGCCGTGGCCCTCAAGCGCGACATCGGCCTGGAACTGGGCTTGCGCATGCACGTGTCGTCCTACGGGATGCTGGGGTATGCCCTGCTCAGCAGTGCCACTTTGGGTGACGCTTTGCGTTTGGCGCTGCGCTATCCGGCGCTATTGGGAACACTCTTCGACCTGCATCTGGAAGAAGGCCATGAAACGGTCTGGCTCAGCGCCAGCGATTATCGGGAGAACCCGGCCCTGGCGGTGTTCAACGCCGAGTTCTGCATGGTTTCGCTCAAAGTCATCTGCAACGACCTGCTCGGCCAGACGCTGCCCCTGCGCGCGGCGCGCTTCGAACATTCGGCGCCCGATTACCAGGCGCGCTACGCAGCGCTTTTCGACTGCCCAGTGCGTTTCGACAGCGTCGACAACGCGTTTGCCTTCGACCGTCACTGGCTGGAACAACCACTGCCCCTGGCCGACCCCATCACCCACCACGCCATGGCCGAACGCTGCCGTCGGCAGAACACCGAGTTCACCGGTCGCCAGGCCTGGCTGGGGCGGATTCGCCAACTGCTCAGTGCACAATTGAACGCCGCTCCCGGCCTGGAAGGCTTGGCAGAACAAATGAACTGCTCGTCGCGCACCTTGCGTCGTCACCTCAAAAATATGGGCTGCAGCTATCAAGAACTCCTCGACGAACTGCGCTTCGAACGGGCCAAGCAGATGCTGTGCGAGGATAAATTGCCGATCTATCAGATTGCCGAAATGCTCGGTTTCAGCGAAACCGCCAGTTTTCGACATGCCTTTGTGCGCTGGAGTGGGGTGGCGCCGAGTCAGTTCAGGTCCTGA
- a CDS encoding histone deacetylase family protein, with protein MLTIYSDDHHLHHGRCELMDGQLMPCFEMPSRADHVLERVKARGLGPVEAPQDFGLEPIQRIHSAAYLEFFKGAWDRWAKYNREGDLLPFTWPARTFRTVIPTSLHGQLGYYSFDAGAPITAGTWQAAYSAAQVALTAQAEIQRGARSAFALCRPPGHHAAGDLMGGYCYLNNAAIAAQAFLDQGHKKVAILDVDYHHGNGTQSIFYERSDVLFASIHGHPEAEFPFFLGYADEYGEGAGEGFNFNYPLPAGSGWDTWSVALEQACGQIQGYDADVIVVSLGVDTFKDDPISQFKLDSPDYLAMGKRIAALGKPTLFVMEGGYAVAEIGINAVNVLEGFQSAQ; from the coding sequence ATGCTGACGATCTATTCAGACGATCACCACCTGCACCACGGGCGTTGCGAGTTGATGGACGGGCAATTGATGCCCTGCTTCGAGATGCCGTCCCGGGCCGATCATGTGTTGGAGCGGGTCAAGGCGCGGGGACTGGGGCCGGTGGAGGCGCCGCAGGATTTTGGCCTGGAGCCGATCCAGCGCATCCACAGCGCGGCGTATCTGGAGTTTTTCAAAGGTGCTTGGGACCGCTGGGCCAAGTACAACCGCGAGGGCGATTTGTTGCCCTTCACCTGGCCGGCGCGGACCTTTCGCACGGTCATACCCACGAGCCTGCACGGCCAGTTGGGTTATTACAGTTTCGACGCCGGCGCGCCGATCACCGCTGGCACTTGGCAGGCAGCCTACAGCGCCGCCCAGGTCGCCCTAACCGCCCAGGCCGAGATCCAGCGCGGCGCTCGCAGTGCCTTCGCGCTGTGCCGCCCGCCGGGGCACCACGCCGCCGGCGACTTGATGGGCGGCTATTGCTACCTCAACAACGCCGCCATCGCCGCCCAGGCTTTTCTCGACCAGGGCCATAAGAAGGTCGCGATCCTCGATGTCGATTACCACCACGGCAACGGCACCCAGTCGATTTTCTACGAGCGCAGCGACGTGCTGTTCGCTTCGATCCACGGCCACCCGGAAGCCGAGTTTCCATTCTTCCTTGGCTACGCCGACGAGTACGGTGAAGGCGCCGGTGAAGGCTTCAACTTCAACTACCCTTTGCCGGCCGGCTCAGGTTGGGACACCTGGAGCGTCGCGCTGGAGCAGGCCTGCGGGCAAATCCAAGGCTACGACGCCGATGTCATCGTCGTGTCCCTGGGCGTGGACACCTTCAAGGACGACCCGATTTCGCAGTTCAAGCTCGACAGCCCGGATTACCTGGCGATGGGCAAGCGCATCGCCGCGCTCGGCAAACCGACCCTGTTTGTGATGGAAGGCGGCTATGCGGTAGCAGAAATCGGCATCAATGCCGTGAACGTTCTCGAAGGTTTTCAAAGCGCCCAATGA
- a CDS encoding polyamine ABC transporter substrate-binding protein → MNRLKRLMVPSLCAALLCGAAQAEERTLRVYNWFDYITPKALEDFKAQNSQVKLVYDIFDTNEALEAKLLTGNSGYDVVVPSNVFLAKQIEAGVFQPLDRSKLPNWNHLDPKLMKLIEANDPGNKFAVPYMYGTILIGFNPDKIKAALGDNAPVDSWDLIFKEENISKLKQCGVALLDSPSEILPLALQHLGLDPNSKKPADYAKAEALLMKIRPHITYFHSSKYMADIANGDICVAVGYSGSFSQAANRAKDAKNGVTVDMRLPKEGAPIWFDMLAIPKGAKNPDDAYTFINYLLQPEVIAPVSDFVGYPNPNKDATEMVDPAIRSNPNLYPTEAAMATLYTLQPLPRDAERARTRAWTRIKSGQ, encoded by the coding sequence ATGAACAGACTCAAGCGTTTGATGGTTCCCAGCCTGTGCGCCGCGCTGCTGTGCGGCGCTGCCCAGGCCGAAGAGCGCACCCTGCGTGTCTACAACTGGTTCGACTACATCACGCCCAAGGCCCTGGAGGATTTCAAGGCGCAGAACAGCCAGGTCAAACTGGTCTACGACATCTTCGACACCAACGAAGCGCTGGAGGCCAAGCTGCTGACCGGCAATTCCGGCTACGACGTGGTGGTGCCGTCCAACGTGTTCCTGGCCAAGCAGATCGAGGCCGGGGTGTTCCAGCCCCTGGACCGCAGCAAGCTGCCGAACTGGAACCACCTCGATCCCAAGCTGATGAAGCTGATCGAAGCCAACGACCCCGGCAACAAATTCGCCGTGCCCTACATGTACGGCACCATCCTGATCGGCTTCAACCCGGACAAAATCAAAGCTGCCCTGGGTGACAACGCGCCGGTGGACAGCTGGGATCTGATCTTCAAGGAAGAGAACATCAGCAAGCTCAAGCAGTGCGGCGTGGCGCTGCTCGATTCACCGTCGGAGATCCTGCCCCTGGCCTTGCAGCACCTGGGCCTGGACCCCAACAGCAAGAAGCCGGCGGACTACGCCAAGGCCGAAGCGCTGCTGATGAAGATCCGCCCGCACATCACCTATTTCCACTCGTCCAAGTACATGGCCGACATCGCCAACGGCGATATCTGCGTGGCGGTCGGTTACTCCGGTAGCTTCTCCCAGGCGGCCAACCGCGCCAAGGATGCCAAGAACGGCGTGACCGTGGACATGCGCCTGCCCAAGGAAGGCGCGCCAATCTGGTTCGACATGCTCGCCATCCCTAAAGGGGCGAAAAACCCGGACGACGCCTACACCTTTATCAACTACTTGCTGCAACCGGAGGTGATCGCACCGGTCAGCGATTTCGTTGGCTATCCGAACCCCAACAAGGACGCCACCGAAATGGTCGACCCGGCGATCCGCAGCAACCCCAACCTGTATCCGACCGAGGCGGCGATGGCTACGCTCTACACCTTGCAACCGTTGCCCAGGGACGCCGAGCGCGCGCGGACGCGGGCCTGGACCCGGATTAAATCCGGCCAGTAA